A part of Miscanthus floridulus cultivar M001 chromosome 6, ASM1932011v1, whole genome shotgun sequence genomic DNA contains:
- the LOC136457521 gene encoding protein indeterminate-domain 7-like, which yields MMLKDLAAIQQQHHHQQLAAAADENMSNLTSASGDQASVSSHPAPPPAKKKRSLPGNPDPDAEVIALSPGTLMATNRYVCEVCGKGFQRDQNLQLHRRGHNLPWKLKQRNPKEVVRKKVYVCPEPGCVHHDPARALGDLTGIKKHFSRKHGEKKWKCDRCAKRYAVHSDWKAHSKVCGTREYRCDCGTLFSRRDSFITHRAFCDALAEESARAVTAAAAVVAGQHHPGMLFSQAGGGGGGGSAGLHLPPGVLDPSQTLGGGHGMSLQELCLKREQQQQQFAPSSWLTAHHQQDLELPGAGNSALFGSARPLDHRDYMGSSTPESTAGLSGFVGFSASAAGGGAASAHMSATALLQKAAQMGATLSRPSNQGQMASTHSSTITNAGTGTANTAAAAAASNVPATGAGALGFGAPHHFGAEERTARAHHRDAGNGGNAAAGGGNEGLTRDFLGLRAFSHGDILSMAGFDPCMSSASSAAYEQGHHHQSSKQWHV from the exons ATGATGCTCAAGGATCTGGCAGCAATtcagcagcagcaccaccaccagcagctGGCCGCTGCCGCCGACGAGAACATGTCTAACCTGACCTCCGCCTCCGGCGACCAGGCCAGCGTCTCGTCCCACCCCGCCCCGCCTCCCGCCAAGAAGAAGCGCAGCCTCCCTGGAAATCCAG ATCCGGACGCGGAGGTCATCGCGCTGTCGCCGGGGACGCTGATGGCGACGAACCGCTACGTGTGCGAGGTGTGCGGCAAGGGGTTCCAGCGTGACCAGAACCTGCAGCTGCACCGGCGCGGCCACAACCTGCCGTGGAAGCTCAAGCAGCGCAACCCCAAGGAGGTGGTGCgcaagaaggtgtacgtgtgccCGGAGCCTGGCTGCGTGCACCACGACCCGGCGCGCGCCCTCGGCGACCTCACCGGCATCAAGAAGCACTTCAGCCGCAAGCACGGCGAGAAGAAGTGGAAGTGCGACCGCTGCGCCAAGCGCTACGCCGTGCACTCCGACTGGAAGGCGCACTCCAAGGTGTGCGGCACGCGCGAGTACCGATGCGACTGCGGCACCCTCTTCTCAAG GAGGGACAGCTTCATCACGCACAGGGCCTTCTGCGACGCGCTCGCGGAGGAGAGCGCGAGGGCGGTGACAGCGGCGGCTGCAGTCGTCGCGGGCCAGCACCACCCGGGGATGCTCTTCTCgcaggccggcggcggcgggggcggcggcagCGCGGGGTTGCACCTGCCGCCGGGCGTGCTGGACCCGTCGCAGACGCTGGGCGGCGGGCACGGCATGTCCTTGCAAGAGCTGTGCCtcaagagggagcagcagcagcagcagttcgCCCCATCGTCGTGGCTCACGGCGCACCATCAGCAGGACCTAGAGCTACCCGGCGCAGGCAACTCGGCCCTGTTCGGATCGGCGAGGCCGCTAGACCATCGGGACTACATGGGAAGCTCCACGCCGGAGAGCACGGCGGGACTCAGCGGCTTCGTTGGGTTCTCGGCGTCCGCCGCTGGTGGAGGGGCGGCCTCTGCGCACATGTCGGCGACCGCGCTGCTGCAGAAGGCCGCGCAGATGGGTGCAACGCTGAGCCGGCCGTCGAACCAGGGACAGATGGCGAGCACTCACAGCAGCACCATCACCAATGCTGGCACTGGCACTGCCAACacggcagcagctgctgctgcaagCAACGTGCCTGCCACTGGCGCTGGTGCCCTCGGCTTCGGGGCACCTCATCATTTCGGAGCGGAGGAGAGGACCGCCAGGGCTCATCATCGCGACGCCGGCAACGGCGGCAATGCCGCCGCCGGAGGCGGCAACGAAGGCCTCACCAGGGACTTCTTGGGGCTGAGGGCCTTCTCCCACGGCGACATACTCAGCATGGCCGGCTTCGATCCCTGCATGTCGTCGGCCTCGTCGGCGGCGTACGAGCAAGggcaccaccaccagagcagcaagcAGTGGCATGTCTAG